Proteins encoded in a region of the Anopheles aquasalis chromosome 2, idAnoAquaMG_Q_19, whole genome shotgun sequence genome:
- the LOC126581762 gene encoding alpha-tocopherol transfer protein-like has product MASLKFDDNKIPYLDLGKGYRITLENDEYTDAKSKEKAARELRETPEVVEKSMAELRTLLQAEKSLYVPMDDDAFMIKFLRPCKYYAQSAFELIKRYYRFRMKHPDLCDELYPSSAKHVYAEGLVHFLPLRDQHGSRILVLECGKKWKPSTVSLNDLFRAVQIALEAGMYEPRTQLNGAVVILDMEGLSLSQIMQFTPKFAAMALDWIQQCIAMRLKSVHIVNNSYLFNMLFAIFKPFLTDKLRKRLFFHQKDWSSLMTHIDAKCLRPKYGGTLECLETDGTLLGEMFELYHKEYELANSFGFLRKKD; this is encoded by the exons ATGGCGTCGTTAAAGTTTGACGATAATAAAATACCCTACCTAGACCTCGGCAAAGGCTATCGGATCACGCTCGAAAACGACGAGTATACCGATGCCAAGTCCAAGGAAAAGGCAGCCCGGGAACTGCGCGAAACaccggaggtggtggaaaagtCCATGGCGGAGTTACGGACGCTGCTGCAAG CGGAGAAATCCCTGTACGTaccgatggatgatgatgcctttATGATCAAGTTTCTGCGCCCGTGTAAATATTACGCCCAGAGTGCGTTCGAGCTG ATTAAACGCTACTATCGCTTCAGAATGAAACATCCCGATCTGTGCGATGAGCTGTACCCATCTTCGGCGAAACACGTCTACGCGGAGGGACTGGTCCACTTCCTGCCGCTACGAGATCAGCACGGATCGCGGATTCTGGTGCTAGAGTGTGGCA aaaaatggaaaccatctACCGTTTCGCTCAACGATCTGTTCCGTGCCGTCCAGATCGCCCTGGAGGCAGGCATGTACGAGCCACGGACGCAACTTAACGGTGCGGTCGTCATTCTCGACATGGAAGGACTCTCGCTGTCACAGATCATGCAATTTACGCCCAAATTTGCCGCGATGGCTCTCGACTGGATACAACAGTGTATAGCGATGCGCCTTAAATCCGTGCACATTGTCAACAACTCGTACCTGTTCAACATGCTGTTTGCAATCTTTAAACCGTTCCTTACGGATAAGCTACGCAAACGG TTATTCTTCCATCAAAAGGATTGGAGCTCACTGATGACTCACATCGATGCGAAATGTCTACGGCCCAAGTACGGTGGAACACTCGAATGTCTGGAAACCGACGGTACACTGTTGGGAGAGATGTTTGAGCTGTACCACAAGGAGTATGAAC TTGCCAACTCTTTCGGTTTCCTGCGGAAGAAGGATTAG
- the LOC126569837 gene encoding alpha-tocopherol transfer protein-like, which produces MALKLDELRTPCIDFGKGIELSFDLEEYTDEPAKKKAAEELRETPEVVLASVKQLRELIRAEKELLVPVDEDAFLQRFLRPKKYYADSAFEMMKAYYKLKQKEDSILSGLSTELLADVFADRLVQIFPKRDQHGRRILYMEMGGKWNCSKISSLKLIRATNMLMEAIGREPRTQLHGVVFIVNFDNLSFSHIGQFGPKFVKTIVDFGQRNSPYRVKGIHIINNARMFNILFKVFKPFLGKKWSQRIFLHATDKQSLHQHIDPASLPSFLGGTYELPEYDGSVVGQLLDCYKEKSEESNKYGYAVEEK; this is translated from the exons ATGGCACTGAAGTTGGACGAATTACGTACGCCATGCATAGATTTCGGAAAGGGCATTGAACTGTCGTTCGATCTGGAGGAATATACGGACGAACCGGCTAAGAAAAAGGCGGCGGAGGAGTTACGCGAAACACCGGAGGTTGTTTTGGCGTCCGTCAAACAGCTTCGCGAACTGATTCGTG CCGAGAAAGAGTTACTGGTGCCAGTGGATGAGGATGCCTTTCTGCAGCGATTTTTGCGCCCTAAAAAGTATTATGCGGACAGTGCATTTGAGATG ATGAAGGCATATTACAAGTTGAAACAGAAGGAGGATTCTATCCTGAGCGGCTTATCGACTGAACTGCTCGCTGACGTATTTGCGGATCGCCTCGTACAGATATTCCCGAAACGGGATCAGCATGGTCGTAGGATTTTGTACATGGAAATGGGAG GCAAATGGAACTGTTCCAAGATATCGTCGCTGAAACTGATCCGCGCTACCAACATGCTGATGGAGGCGATCGGTCGTGAGCCACGAACGCAGCTGCACGGCGTTGTGTTCATCGTCAACTTTGACAATCTTTCGTTCTCGCATATCGGACAATTTGGGCCCAAATTTGTCAAAACAATCGTCGACTTTGGACAACGGAACTCACCGTATCGTGTCAAAGGCATTCACATCATCAACAATGCACGGATGTTCAACATTCTGTTCAAGGTGTTCAAACCGTTCTTGGGCAAGAAGTGGAGCCAGCGA ATATTCCTGCACGCAACCGACAAACAGTCGCTGCACCAACACATCGATCCAGCATCGCTGCCCTCGTTCTTGGGTGGGACGTATGAGCTGCCAGAGTACGATGGATCCGTCGTTGGTCAGTTGTTGGATTGCTACAAAGAGAAATCGGAAG AATCGAACAAATATGGTTATGCCGTGGAGGAGAAATGA
- the LOC126569641 gene encoding alpha-tocopherol transfer protein-like translates to MSIKYNEKNIPYIDLGRGYIIYLEDDEYCEERWLRKAEHELNETPERKVVALEQLRELLRAERKLTVPLDDEKFLLKFLRPLAYDVQKAFDCIKHTFSMKRNYGKDYYDGRIKPSHIRHIYDSGMVTFLPQRDDDGCGICVTQLGHKWNTSKISMYDVVALFRINIEASLMDPLVQVNGIRIIFDFEGLSMSHVAQASPKHAMVSLQWIQKCCPLQLKSIHIVNNSMLFNVLFTIFKPFISKELRDKMHFHNRDYSSLTKCISAKCLPPAYGGTLDAPECEGQLLGDFMQLYDKHYEALDSFGYDEST, encoded by the exons ATGTCGATCAAgtacaacgaaaaaaacatcccTTACATCGATCTGGGTCGAGGCTACATCATCTACCTCGAGGATGACGAGTACTGCGAGGAACGTTGGTTGCGCAAAGCCGAACACGAGCTGAACGAGACACCGGAGCGCaaggtggtggcgctggagcAGCTGCGCGAGTTGCTGCGCGCCGAACGGAAGCTCACGGTGCCGCTGGACGATGAGAAGTTTCTGCTCAAGTTCCTGCGCCCACTGGCGTACGATGTGCAGAAGGCGTTCGACTGCATCAAGCACACGTTCTCGATGAAGCGCAACTACGGCAAGGATTACTACGATGGGCGCATCAAACCGTCACACATTCGGCACATCTACGATTCCGGCATGGTGACCTTTCTGCCGCAGCGCGATGACGACGGGTGTGGCATCTGTGTAACGCAACTGGGAC ACAAATGGAACACATCGAAAATCTCCATGTACGACGTGGTGGCGCTTTTCCGCATCAACATCGAAGCCTCGCTAATGGACCCACTGGTGCAGGTGAACGGAATACGGATCATATTCGACTTCGAGGGATTGTCGATGTCGCACGTGGCTCAGGCATCGCCCAAACACGCCATGGTGAGCTTGCAGTGGATCCAAAAGTGTTGCCCACTGCAGCTGAAGAGCATCCACATCGTCAACAACTCGATGCTGTTCAACGTGCTGTTCACGATCTTCAAACCGTTCATCTCGAAGGAGCTGCGCGATAAGATGCACTTCCACAACCGTGACTACAGCTCGCTGACCAAGTGTATCAGCGCCAAGTGTCTACCGCCGGCGTATGGTGGCACCCTCGATGCCCCCGAGTGCGAAGGTCAGCTGCTCGGTGACTTCATGCAGCTCTACGATAAGCACTATGAAG CCTTGGATTCCTTTGGATACGATGAGAGTACGTAG